The following coding sequences are from one Perognathus longimembris pacificus isolate PPM17 chromosome 13, ASM2315922v1, whole genome shotgun sequence window:
- the LOC125361894 gene encoding basic proline-rich protein-like — translation METESQRSSGALEETTGKGAHKGMSKPNGHAEGVLGQLPGGETSSYTAPAGVPPHSLKWSPPQPRRPLAQEHLPGTERGGPGPGRDSPKQPRREGLSEEGDISLVASEARMNLWAASRGSRLVSVALKSGAVRDRGRGRARPIPDPGGGGALNWEASPPRPPSTPGLRLGEVRSAGGGEQEDGTPSAASPGAGAPVPPPGPFPPLLPPFLPLASPKRPSARLSLSFPGGASRGRGPGPGLPAAREPEAGGGGRPGCSALGAGARATLRRPRGGGHADGKPANPPATPAGPGTSCPARELLHGALRTAGLAAPGRGTRSRDGRRRAGGRAARAPRPSLPGPSAAAAGSGAPGRGSTSSSARLGLAPLSLAPQPRPPSPLSSSPPAAAAAAAGAAAEDPPSPAEASRASAAPRPERGHAPRGGATTAAPPRRRPGRDHHRRHAPEAPTGAGPPPPPRLRGSSQGGAATTTATPPRLRPGRGHHRRHAPEAPTGAGPPPPPRPRGSDRGGATTAATPPRLRPGRGHHHRHAPEAPTGAGPPPPPRPRGADRDGATTTATPPRRRPGRGHHHRHAPEAPTGAGPPPPPRLRGSSQGGAATTTATPPRLRPGRGHHRHAPEAPTRAGPPPPRPRGSDRGGATTATPPRLQLGRATTAATPPRLRPGRGHHRRHAPEAPARAGPPPPRLRGSNQGGATTATPPRRRPGRGHHRRRAPEAPTWAGPPPPPRPRGADLGGATTAATPPRRRPGRGHHRRHAPEAPARAGPPPPPRPRGSN, via the exons TCCTTGGCCAGCTGCCTGGCGGGGAGACCTCCAGCTACACGGCCCCTGCTGGCGTCCCTCCCCACAGCCTGAAAtggtcccctccccagcccagaagaCCCCTGGCTCAGGAGCACCTGCCGGGCACCGAGAGGGGAGGTCCCGGCCCAG gTCGTGATTCCCCCAAGCAGCCCAGGCGGGAAG GGCTCTCTGAGGAAGGAGACATCTCACTGGTTGCCTCTGAGGCCCGGATGAACCT ATGGGCAGCATCGCGGGGATCCCGGCTGGTCTCGGTGGCCCTGAAGTCTGGCGCCGTCAGGgaccggggtcggggtcgggccCGGCCCATCCcggaccccgggggggggggagctctgaACTGGGAGgcttcccctccccgcccgccctcgACTCCGGGTCTCCGCCTCGGCGAGGTGAGGAGcgcagggggtggggagcaggaggACGGCACCCCCTCGGCCGCCAGCCCGGGCGCGGGCGCCCCGGTGCCCCCGCCtggccccttccctcctctcctcccgcctttCCTTCCCCTCGCCAGCCCGAAGCGGCCCTCAGCCCggctaagcctcagtttccccggcg gCGCCTCGCGGGGCCGTGGGCCCGGGCCGGGGCTTCCGGCCGCCCGCGAgccggaggcgggggggggggggcgtccgggCTGCTCCGCCCTCGGGGCTGGGGCTCGGGCCACCTTGcgccggccccggggcgggggccaCGCGGACGGGAAGCCGGCGAACCCACCTGCAACGCCGGCGGGGCCGGGGACGTCCTGCCCGGCGCGCGAGCTGCTCCACGGCGCGCTCCGGACCGCGGGGCTGGCAGCGCCCGGGCGCGGGACCCGGAGCCGGGACGGGcggcgccgggcgggcgggcgggcggcccgaGCCCCGCGGCCGAGTCTTCCCGGGccgagcgcggcggcggcgggctccGGAGCTCCCGGCCGcggctccacttcctcctccgcCCGGCTCGGGCTCGCGCCGCTCAGCCTCGCGCCGCAGCCGCGGCCGCCCTCGCCGCTGTCATCCTCGCcgcctgccgccgccgccgccgccgccggagccGCGGCCGAAGACCCGCCGAGCCCAGCCGAGGCGAGCCGAGCGAGCGCCGCCCCACGCCCCGAGCGCGGCCACGCCCCGAGGGGCGGGGCCACCACCGCCGCACCCCCGAGGCGCCGACCGGGGCGGGACCACCACCGCCGCCACGCCCCCGAGGCGCCGACCGGGGCGGGGCCACCACCGCCGCCGCGCCTCCGAGGCTCCAGCCAGGGCGGagccgccaccaccaccgccacgccTCCGAGGCTCCGACCGGGGCGGGGCCACCACCGCCGCCACGCCCCCGAGGCTCCGACCGGGGCggggccaccaccaccgccacgccCCCGAGGCTCCGACCGGGGCGGGGCCACCACCGCCGCCACGCCCCCGAGGCTCCGACCGGGGCggggccaccaccaccgccacgccCCCGAGGCTCCGACCGGGGCggggccaccaccaccgccacgccCCCGAGGCGCCGACCGGGACggggccaccaccaccgccacgccCCCGAGGCGCCGACCAGGGCggggccaccaccaccgccacgccCCCGAGGCGCCGACCGGGGCGGGGCCACCACCGCCGCCGCGCCTCCGAGGCTCCAGCCAGGGCGGagccgccaccaccaccgccacgccTCCGAGGCTCCGACCGGGGCGGGGCCACCACCGCCACGCCCCCGAGGCTCCAACTAGGGCGGGGCCACCACCGCCACGCCCCCGAGGCTCCGACCGGGGCGGGGCCACCACCGCCACGCCCCCGAGGCTCCAACTAGGGCGGGCCACCACCGCCGCCACGCCCCCGAGGCTCCGACCAGGGCGGGGCCACCACCGCCGCCACGCCCCCGAGGCTCCAGCCAGGGCGGGGCCACCACCGCCACGCCTCCGAGGCTCCAACCAGGGCGGGGCCACCACAGCCACGCCCCCAAGGCGCCGACCAGGGCGGGGCCACCACCGCCGCCGCGCCCCCGAGGCGCCGACCTGGGCGGGGCCACCACCGCCGCCACGCCCCCGAGGCGCCGACCTGGGCGGGGCCACCACCGCCGCCACGCCCCCGAGGCGCCGACCTGGGCGGGGCCACCACCGCCGCCACGCCCCCGAGGCGCCAGCCAGGGCGGGGCCACCACCGCCGCCACGCCCCCGAGGCTCCAACTAG